Part of the Henckelia pumila isolate YLH828 chromosome 2, ASM3356847v2, whole genome shotgun sequence genome is shown below.
ATCTGCTAAACCATCTATATTCCATTCATAAATGCTTTTAACATTATAATTATTAGAAATAATATATTCTTGTTCTTCATTAAGAACATCCATAGGAGTAGgtctactataataatatttattatgagTAGGTCTATCAGCTCATTTCAATTTACTAATCTCATCATCAGATATAAAAGAatcattttctattttttcATCTAAAGtagaaacattaaaatttttcaatttttcttcTATGAATTTTTCTAATTCAGACATGGaagattttaatttaaaatcttTTATTTCAGGGGGTGGCTGAATAGAAGAAGATGCTTTGGAGACTATATTAGTCTCTTCCTTCTGTTGTATATGAACATCTGGTTTAATATGATTTATAGCAGAAATAATCATTTCGACTCTATTATGTAAAGAATTAATTTCTTCTCCTAAAATAgtcaaatataaatttatataatttttttttcaaaaatttgattaATATGTTTAACAGTAACTTGTAACGTGTCATTCTCGAGCAATTTAGAGAAAGAAACAAAACttaagattttattattcttttcaATTTGAAAAGACTGCTGAGGAGGATACAAAGATTTCTGTATAGAACCAGAAGAAAGTTTATAAGTTCTTTCAATAACATTGATATAATCAATCACGTAAGTTCTAATAAACCAAGGGAAAAAAGAAAtcaatttattatgattttcacaaaaagaataaaattcatatcttattaTATCATATTCTTTTTCAGAAAAAACTTTGAAAATACCATTTTATGAAAAGATTCCATTTGGAAGataaaattcataattaatCTTTTGCCTAGAAAAAGATCATTTAGCAACATCAATTTTGGGTGTACTAtccataaaaaaatcatataaagtTCATTTCTTATATCGTATCAGTTTCTCTAATGTTTTGAACATTATGAATACCATGAACAATATTATTCTTGTTGATGATTAATTCATCAACAACATCCTCTTTAGAGGACTGAGATCCACTGTCTTCTCTTATTTGAGAAGTGGATGCTCTGGACGATTGAGGTATATCAATCATGTAATCTACAGGAGAAATATGAGAATACATAGATCTAGATCTAGCAAGAGATCTAGCAGAAGATGACAATAATCTTCTTTGTTCGTTATGAAACTATATTTCTCCAGATCCATTAttattttgaacaatattttgtAAATCACTATTTATAATAGGATTTATAGGAACAGTTTGTTCAATTATCCAATTTTCAGGAAATATTATTTCTTCTCATTTCATAGATCTACGAGTAGTGATCTTAGATCTACTGAAATTGGTCTCTATAAGAATTGTTTAATTCAAATTTTTATCTACCCTTTTACACATAGGATTCAAGGTAAATAAatgtttaaaatatattatgtaACAGATACATATAAATTTTGTTCCACGAATATAATTATAACCACGAGTAATGTTAAAACATCAAGAATATTTATATcagataaaaataaagaaagatttagataaatatcaaaataaactgGTCCATGAACCCGATTAGACCGAATAATTCTCATAAGGGATTGTTTTCAATTCAAATTTCTACCATCACGTAAAGCTGCTAAGAAGCTTTCTGGTAATCCTTCTAAAGTAAGAGGTATAAAATCAATTTGCACTAAACCAATATGTAAAAACTTATGAGTTTTtttgaaaaggtaaaatattCTTTTTGTTTAACAGACTAATTACTATTTCATTTCTATGGAGAAGAATAGATTCTTCAGTAATTTTTATTACTTGTTTTAAACCTAATAGTTCAAAAGTTCCTAATTTATAAATCAATTTAGGTTTTACTTTAGGAATAATCCATTTATTCAATAAATCCAAATTATCTGGAATATCATATTCTTCAATAATACTGTTTTGAACAGTATCATTATTAatcttaaatttaatattaatttttatgaaacTTTTGTACTAAATCAATCAGtaacaattattattattattatatttctcACTCTTTTTACCCAGATTATCCTTAATCGcaaaagttttaagtttaacCCATTTCAGATATCTCTCGTATATTGCAATGAGGTTTTTGCACGAGTCACATTAAAAACACGAAATATGTAGAATATTCACGATTTCcgattgtcttttttttttgttgaacgGAATTTCCGATGGTCtctatctattttttttttttttttttttttttttttttcattttattgtTATGAATCTATTGATTTTCacacttaaataatatatatcatggaTATTTTAGTAATTTGATCttttgaaatataaattgaTCAAAAAGAAGAACATAGACAACTAACTGAGAAACATGGAAGATTGTATTTTAGTCTTGTaagttgatttgattttggttttagtCCTATAACTTTTCAAAGTTTGGTTTTAGTCCAGTAACTTGGACTTTTGTTTGGGTTTTGGTCTTTTTTTAATCGAAAGTCACTAAATCAATCGAATATTATTTGTTTGGTTTCGATGTTCTCCTATGAGACTcgtgtgattagaattaagttTATATTAGGCCATCTCCAACCCTGCGCTAAAATGGTGCAGAGAAATTGCTCCAACTCGATTTTAGCGCAGAGAAATTGCTCCAACGGGGGCGCCAAATTCTGCGCCATTTTGGCGCCCCTATCTTGTTTGTTTGTAATACAAGTGCAAATAATTAAACTACAAATATAAATTGAACTACAAATATCAAATTCGAATACATAAAAGAATACTACTAGTTGAAAATTGAAATACAAATACAAACTGAAATACATAATCAATCTAGAAATACGTAATTGAAATACATGATGGAAACACACGTGCAAATTAGAACATATAATTCAAAATACAATTAGAACGACATcattgaaataaataatcaatacgGTGGTAAATTAGATCTAGATCCTCCAATATCACCCAAATATTGGCCATACATGTTACGATCTTGTTGTTCAGAtgcttgttttcttttttccttAATTTTTGCCCGTTTAATTCGCACAATTTCACGCATTTCTGGATCACCAATTGTGCTCAAATCCATGTACATAACTCTATTTTTCTCTTGAAGTTCAGCCAACGCCAATTGTGGTCGTCTTATGTTTGAAATCGTACCCatatttatcaattttaatcatttcgtatattaatttgtattatctataattaatttatataataatagttaaatcataaaattaaaattaatatttatatgtattaaaaataaaataaattttaattaataaaaatattaattatataatttgtaaaaatatttattaacgttaaaatatttatttttttaaaaaatattaattatataatttgtaaaaatatgttgaataaaattaattaatatatgtgaaataaaaagaatatttcgagaatattCTTTTTGGTGTAAGATTTGGTGTAAATGGGTTGGAGATGGATGTTGTGTTTGGTGCAGAAATTGCACTATTTTAGTGCAAAACTTGCACCAAAATGGTGCGCAGGGTTGGAGATGGCCTTACACATTAAAATAtaccaaataaaaaataaacaaaacgaCAAGTTTTTTTCTCCCGATTTGTAAATATTGGGTgtcgtttttatttttattttttatttttcctccTTTATTTTTGCGTAATAGATTTTAATTTGTGTAATATGGTTAATTCTTGTCAAATGAGTCATATATGAGAATATCTATGTCAAATAAGTAATATTCGATTGTGTTAGtatttttgatgaaaaaaaGAACAATACCCAAACAAAGATCCAAGTtattgaactaaaaccaaactttaaaaattataagatTAAAACCAAAACCAAACCACACCAACTTACATGACTAAACTAACAATTTTTGCTTACGAAACACAAACTAATAAGATAAAAAATTTATACGTACCCAATAATGCatgtaaaaagaaaaaaaactggTAATCTGGTATAATGTGCGGAAAAggaattatttaatatataataataatatattaaaaaacagaaatatttttttggcaataaAAAACAGGGGAGGAAATCCAGGCGAAACCGATATCAACTAAAATTGGCTCTCAATAAATATCGAGTGGGCAGTTTGGGGGCAGCTGAGGGATTCGCAAACCGTTTCTTTCTCCGAGCTCTTCGGAACCCAACACATCCGTTTCGCTCCTAAATCAACCTCCATCCAAGGTCTCTTTTCCCCAATTCCTCACGATTTCACTTCATTTATTTatcttctttttgtttttttttttgggctgaAATGATTGTGTATATTTAGACTGTTGATGAACAGAAATGGAGATTGACGAAATACTGGGGGAATCCCAACGGATGAGGTTGCCGACGAAGAGCGCAATCTACGTATGGGGCTACAACGAGTCGGGTCAAACGGGTAGGAGGGGGGAAGAAAAGAGCTTGCGGATTCCAAGGCAGCTGCCGCCGGAACTCTTTGGGTGTCCGGCTGCTGGCGGTAATTCGCGATGGCTGGACATTGCCTGCGGCCGAGGACACACAGCAGCTGTCGCCTCCGATGGTTCTCTCTTCACCTGGGGTATCTCATTTTTCTTTCCTTGGCATCTCTTCATTTCTTGCTTTGTAACTTCAACGTAGCCTATTCTTGTTTTTGTCCCCTTGTTTCTGGGACAATTTTGGTCTACTCTTATACGTTAGTATTTGGTATCTTATTCCATATTTATTGTGGTATATTGGCGGAAACTTATATTTTGGTGGAGTAATAATATCGAGAAGTGAGTGATTGTCATTTTGTAATGGAGATAAAGGAGAGGACTTGTGAGTGTGATCTGGTTAGGGAAAAAAGGTTAATAAGTTTATGCACTCACCATTTTAATTTGGGCAGggcatatttattaatttttctaaaaatGTTAGTTTCACCTTAAACATTAAGTTGCCGTCTCAGGTCCTTCATGTTTATGTGATTAGTGCAGAAATCTCAGGATTTGTTTGAACAAATACTTAGAACGTATTTTATAAAAcgttttaaaagttgttttaagaataaatatgtgtttggactaactattctataaaagcatttttatagttaaaaagttatatattttgatttcCTCCGTTTCCTTCCATCCTAAAACATCAAAAAACACACctcatttgttttttaaaaactttactTGGAGaacgctttttaaaaatatttttcaaaaacgtTTTACAAAAATCTTGTTCAAATacatactttaaatttttttcatttataaaatactaaaaacgtttttaaagtACTTGTCCAAACGAAACATTAAAAGCAGTCACTACATTTTGCGGTTGAAAGGAGAAATCCTAactggaattttaaaaatttatccgGTTTGATGTGAAAACTTACTATTTAATGGTGTTGTATATGCTCTAATGATGCCAACATGATTTTTCAAATGTTTTATAGGCTCCCTTGGTGGAAGGCATTTCAGTAACTATTGTATTATGAGGATCGCTTTCACTGATGGGTCTGTTTATAGTTTCATGATTCATTTATCACATTTTAGACTTAATCTGTCTTTTCTTTGTCTCTTTGTAGGGGCTAATGATTTTGGGCAACTTGGGGATGGGACTGAAAGAGGTAGGAAGTACCCGAAGAAAGTGAAACAGTTGCAGTCTGAATTTGTGATATCGGTATCTTGCGGGGCACATTGTACTGTTGCTATCGCAAAACCACGTGAAAATGATGGTTCGATGTCAAATAGGAGACTCTGGGTCTGGGGACAAAACCAGGTAGGTTTTGCAAAGAGCACAAATTGCAAGAGTCTTGAaaattgtattattattattatttaatgtgCATAGgaagataatatattaataaataactTCATGGAAATGACTTGCTGTCATCTTGTTGACAATCGGATTTTTCATATAGGCGCCCATGATTGTAATTAAAGATGATATCATTGAGTTTGAAGTTGTGTTTCCCGTTATGTTTTAACCATTTTCTTGGTTCCATCTTTACAGGGTTCCAATTATCCACGTCTCTATTGGGGTGCCTTCTCTCCAAACACGGTATCAGTCTCGctttaaaaaattaagaattatacttctcacacacacacaacttACTTGAATAGATATGCTTTTATCTTAGGATTTCCTGATATGGAAGACATGACTTGCTTAATCTAATATTGTTTCTTGAACTGTTCCTATATTGGATGTTTTCATCTTAATTTTCTTTGAATATCTTTTGATCAAATCTCACATGCTCAATTTGCTATTAAAATATGCTGCTTGTTTTTTTGTAAATTGGGTGGTTGCCATAGAAGGTGTAATGCAAGTTAGAGCAACACCGAGTTGTTTGTTTTGCAACATCCATTGAGTACATTGTTTTCACCACTGTCACTGGTTTGTCACTCTGCTTGCTAGCAATGGCCTTTGTTTCAAATGTGACGTAGTGCCTTGGCGTTCTTTGATGTTCCTCTTGAACGGTACGCATTCCAggttgtttgccaagtttctTGTGGGGCTGCTCATGTGGTTGCTTTATCAGAAGATGGCTTATTACAAGCATGGGGTAATGCCTCCTATTATATATACTTAATCTGACGTGCTATACTTGTTTGGACTTTGGAATGATCTTAATGCACACATTTTGTTTATGCCTGTTTCTTCTGACGCTAggtttatttatcaaatttacTCCTTTTGCACTCTGGGTATTAGATCTCTTATGTTGATTGATCTTAGTTTCTATATCATGGCCACATTGGAACTGTGAAGTCGACACTCTTCAGATTCGGGTtttcattttattaattaaaatcttGTCACTCGTCTGTCAAATCAGGCTATAATGATTATGGCCAGCTTGGCAGAGGTATTACTTGTGAAGGCTTTCAGGGGGCTCGTGTAATTAATGGTTATGCTAGATTCCTTGACGAAGCCCCCGAGCTTTTGAAGATCATCCAGGTTTCTTGTGGAGAATATCACACTGCAGCCATAACGGAAAAGGGTGAGGTGTAAGTGCTCCAGAGGACCTTTgtgatgtaaaattatttttgtattgAGATGAGAATTGAAATTAACCCATATAGAACGAGTTATTAGAAATCTTGGGGATTAGAACTTCAAACATCGAGTTGCCTTGTTTCTGCATTAACTTTTTTAGAATGTTTTGTGAACACTTCATTCtgtttcttcttcaaattattGATCTCATTTATTTTTCACAGTTATACTTGGGGACTTGGGAGCATGGGCCAACTTGGGCATTGTTCACTTCAGTCGGGTGATAAAGAACTATTACCTAGGCGTGTAGTTTCTCTAGATGGGGTGTTTATTAAGAATGTTTCATGTGGAGGTGTCCACACATGTGCTTTGACCGAGACAGGAGCTCTATATGCTTGGGGCGGAGGGGTTGCAGGGCAGTTAGGCCTTGGCCCCCTGACCAGtttattttcttgctcgctGAATGAATCTGAAACCATGCTTCGCAATATACCCGCTATGGTGATCCCAACAAACGTGCAGCTGGTCGCTTGTGGACATTCTCACACTCTCATTTGTACCAAGGATGGAAGAATTCATGGGTGGGGCTACAACAGCTATGGCCAGGCTGCTAATGAGAATTCTACATACGCTTGGTATCCTTCTCCAGTTGATTGGTATGTGACCTACAAAACTGATGCTCGTTATTTTGTCTGGATAAAGATTGAACTTTTATCTGAAATTGGTCGATGGGATCTTTTTTCTATGTAGGTGTGTTGGGGAAGTTCGGAAGTTGGCTGCTGGAGGTGGCCATTCAGCTGTGCTTACAGATGCATGTTCCTTGAAGGAATTATGTGAGTTCAGGCTTGCAGATAGTGTGACTCTGTCGAATGCATCTGCCATCAAGGATGTTGCATCAAGAACTGGATCAGATGCTTTGGCACGTCTTTGTGAAAGATTCCGGTAAGATTTTTGATAACTTTGTATGAAACAATTCTAAAACTATAAGTTTAACTGTCCAAAGTTCATGCAGTTGTCTCACCTCGGCCCTCTGTCATATCTCGTCCCTCGAAATTTCGCCTAGTTTTGCACAGCTATTATTTCATTGAGAAGAAAACTCGTGTAAACAATTCTTCTGGTTCATGCAGGGAGCGTTTTCCCAATGGTGGAGATTGTATCGATGATGATGATAAATTTACCCTTTGAATCTAAAGGGGGGCATCCATATATTGTTTTATCCCTTTGTACCACTGCATTTCTTCATGCAAAGCCATTGGTATTTGTAAAGGAATAAGTTGTGTTGTGCGAATTGTAAAATGTTGTGATATTATCATGCCTGTAAATCCTGAATAGTACATTAGTTCACGTTTAATACCATTTTCCAGACAATATGGGCCACATTAATGAAGTCTCCATAACCCttttttcttgatatttttttatctaaGAGCTtggatatttttaaaatctcaGGCATCGCAGATGATAGACATTGAAAGATTAACCTAATGTTTGACACAAGTATATATATTGATTCATCATCATTATATTATGCATCACATATCATTTATCCATAAACCAATCGCTGTTTCAGTGAACAATTTCAAACCCAAAGAAAGAATAAACGAGTGACTAAAGTTTGTAGAAAAATAAATAGAGCCATTTATACATTGATGTAAATCAAATCTTACTGAGCGAGAATCAGACCATTTGAAGGTGGCCAATTACCTTTTACAATAACTTACAACACAAAGCATGTTTTACACATTTCATTATTAGCATTGCCTCAGCAATTAAACAAGATCAACCAtgaaaacatcaaaatcaaTCCCAGAAAGGTACAAATATCTAACGATAAAAAGAAACCATAACATGATCAAAGCATCCATCCCGGAACCAAACTGTTATCGTTTTGGACGTGATTCATCGATGCACTCATCTGACTCGAATTCGCTGGATCATTATATCTATTTCGAAGGAGggaaaataataatatcaaattttaaaaaaataaaaataaaaagagctTTGATTAGTTAAAACTAAGTAGAAAAACATTACCCCATTTGCAGATTAGAATTGCATTGAAGAGGTTGAAAGAAGCCTTGGGAATGAACATTGTGATGATGTGTGTATGCATTGTGTTGTTCTCCTCCTAGCCAAGATTGCTGAAAGTGTTGTCCAGCATATAATTCTTGCAGCTGAATTGCacccaaaaaaatataatgtcatataatataatatgattacatgtttataaaaaaaataaataagggtAGTCgtcttatattttaaatttcaagcACAAATCTCCTGAAAGTGAGATACAAGTGTAgtgtcctcgaaattcaaaaacaaaaggATTTTAAAAGGCTACTGACTTTGAGGTAATAGTTGGAATATTGCCTAATTTTATACGAGGAGCTTTGTACTCTTCTAACTTTCACATCATTCAATTAATTTCACTTCAAAAACTATTGGCTACATTTGGacaattattataaatatttttataaaagtgatttttacaaaaaaaattataaatattttaaaagttattttgataataaatatgtatttggattttggataactattttataaaaatatttttaaagttgaaAAATTGTCCAGACAACTATCTTGTAGAAACCTCTCAATTCACGTTTAACCTTAGTTTTTTTATTCTAGAAATATCAAACAAATATCTTTCGTTTGTTCTTAAAAAATTATActcgaataatattttttaaaaaatatttttcgaaaacgttttacaaaaaacttatttaaacacatactttaagttttttttttcacttatattatactaaaaatatttttaaaatacttgttcaaaTTAAACAAAGTCTTATTATCGATAACCGGAGATGCATCATTTATGGTACAAATGTTTTAACCTATGTTTTTCCTTATAACTAACCAGGGAAGACATTTTTtcacactatatatatatatatagttccaAAACATATATATGTTAAAACTTATATCACTTTACAATACCAAAATATGGGAAAATAAAGTAAAATGCTAATTTATAGCGCTATTGGGCTAACCTTTCTTTCTAATGAGCTATTAGCTTCAAGCATCAACTTCTCCTGCAATTAAAGAATGTTCACAAGCAAATGCAGTTGACTATAGCAATTAACAATTGGTCAAGATatgaaaattaaagaaaaaacaAATAACATTTTTATATCACCTTAGCTTGAAGATCAGAAAGCTGATCAACCATATTCTGTGTCTGCAACATCAATTAATTTCAAGTGTAAGTAGAGACAATTCCCTAAAAATATGATCTTTACAtaataatcaaatattttacttttAATCAGGTAAATATATGTACAACTTTGTGTTTAATTAGATACACAAAATTTGGTTTTGGTGATCCTCTaagttgggttttttttttgtctttagtCATGTTTCGTCGAAATGCTGACATGGAATGGTTTTAAACACATCGACATCAACACTCCGGAAAAATAGGACTAAAAgcgaataaaaaaaaactaattttacaGGGAATGGCCAAAttttgattacacagatgaccaaAACTTAAAATAGGTCAAGTTAGCTAAAGAATTTGGCTATGTTCTATCTGTTTGTCTGTGTATAGTTAGGTTGGCTGCGGGAAAGGGATTGAAgaatttgtatttattttaatttctagAATATATTTTCCCAATATCTGAGTATGAAAATGATAATTTACCCTTGTAGACCGGATATGGAGCAATGATGTCTCCAATTGAGCCTCAATCTGCTCAAGATCATTCATGCCTAGGGGTCCCAAATCATC
Proteins encoded:
- the LOC140880024 gene encoding agamous-like MADS-box protein MADS2, producing the protein MGRGRVELKRIENKINRQVTFAKRRNGLLKKAYELSVLCDAEVALIIFSNRGKLYEFCSSSNMLKTLEKYQKCSYGSLEVNHPSKDIEQSSYVEYVKLKSKYESLQRCQRHLLGDDLGPLGMNDLEQIEAQLETSLLHIRSTRTQNMVDQLSDLQAKEKLMLEANSSLERKLQELYAGQHFQQSWLGGEQHNAYTHHHNVHSQGFFQPLQCNSNLQMGYNDPANSSQMSASMNHVQNDNSLVPGWML
- the LOC140882410 gene encoding ultraviolet-B receptor UVR8 — its product is MEIDEILGESQRMRLPTKSAIYVWGYNESGQTGRRGEEKSLRIPRQLPPELFGCPAAGGNSRWLDIACGRGHTAAVASDGSLFTWGANDFGQLGDGTERGRKYPKKVKQLQSEFVISVSCGAHCTVAIAKPRENDGSMSNRRLWVWGQNQGSNYPRLYWGAFSPNTVVCQVSCGAAHVVALSEDGLLQAWGYNDYGQLGRGITCEGFQGARVINGYARFLDEAPELLKIIQVSCGEYHTAAITEKGEVYTWGLGSMGQLGHCSLQSGDKELLPRRVVSLDGVFIKNVSCGGVHTCALTETGALYAWGGGVAGQLGLGPLTSLFSCSLNESETMLRNIPAMVIPTNVQLVACGHSHTLICTKDGRIHGWGYNSYGQAANENSTYAWYPSPVDWCVGEVRKLAAGGGHSAVLTDACSLKELCEFRLADSVTLSNASAIKDVASRTGSDALARLCERFRERFPNGGDCIDDDDKFTL